The stretch of DNA AGCTGGGCAAGGGGCTTGCGCGAGACGATCGAGTCTTTCGCAAAGGACCCGACAGCGGAGTTCTCCGCAGCAGAGTTGAACGATACCGCCTGGAACAGCGTGGTGAAGACGGCTGATTATATATCCGGCGATTTTACGCAGCCGGAATTGTTCCAAAATCTGCATGGTCGTCTCGGCACGAAAAATGTGATCTTTTATTTTGCCGTCCCTGCCGGGTTATTTGCTGTTATTGCGAAAAACCTGGGAGATGCGGGTTTATTAAAGGAAGACGAAGGGTTCTATCGCCGTTTGATCGTCGAGAAACCGTTCGGCCATGATTTGGCCACGGCGCGTCAACTCGATGTGGACTTGCTGAAGCAGGCCGACGAATCCCAGATTTATCGCATCGATCATTTCCTCGGCAAGGAAGTGGTGCAAAGCATCATGGCGATGCGTTTCGCCAACTCGTTATTCGAGCCAATATGGCGACGCGAATATATCGACCATATCGAGATCACTGCGGCGGAAACCATCGGGGTCGAGAAGCGCGGCAAATTCTATGAGCCGACCGGCGCACTGCGCGATATGGTGCCCAACCATCTCTTTACGCTGCTTTGCATGGTGGCGATGGAGCCGCCGATCAATTTATCGGCCAAAGCCGTGCGTGACGAAAAGACGAAACTGCTTCAGGCCATTCGCCCGCTGAAGCCGGCAGATTACGTGCGCGCGCAATATGGCGCTGGGCAGATCAACGGTCAGGACGTGCCGGCTTATCGGAACGAACCCGATGTTTCGCCGGAAAGCCGGACCGAGACTTACAGCGCGATGCGTCTTTACATCGACAACTGGCGTTGGGGTGGCGTGCCGTTTTATCTGCGCACCGGAAAGCGCATGAAGGGGCGCTCGACCGAAGTGGCGATTTTTCTCAAACGCGCGCCTTATAATCTTTTCGACCGCTCGGAAGATATGTCCGGCCTTGCGAACATAATCCGCCTTCGTCTGGATCCGCTGCACGATATCGAGATGAGTTTCGATGTGAAGAAACCGGGAACGGGCGAAATCTTGACGCTCGTGCAAAGTGTTTTTTCCTATGACGAATTTTTCGGCAAAGAAACGAACGTCGGCTACGAAGCCCTGCTTTATGATTGTATGAAGGGCGATCAGATGCTGTTTCAGAGTGCGGAAGCAATCGAAGCGGCATGGGCGGCGGTGGAAGCGATCAACCGCCCGGCGGAGACCGACCTGCCTGTCTATGCGGCAGGTTCGGAAGGCCCCAAGGAGGCGGACGCCTTGTTGGCCGAAAACGGCCACAAATGGCTACCCGTCACCGCCGAGACGATTTTTTCAAAAACGCCCTAAACAATATAATATCGCTTCGGAGCGAAAAGATGAAAATGGCCATCGAGAACCATGCGGTGATCGGCGATTTGCGTACGACTGCGCTTGTCGCGTTGAACGGCTCTATTGATTTCATGTGCTGGCCGCGCTTCGACAGCCCCAGCATTTTCGCGTCATTGCTGGAAGAGAGTGCCGGCGTCTTCGAGCTTTCTCCGGTATTGGATGGTGGGCGGCATACGCAATTCTATGTGCCGGACACCAATATTTTGCTGACGCGCACCTTATCGCATAGCGGTGTCAGTGAGATTTCCGATTTCATGACCCTAGCGCCGGATTATCCCGAGCAACGGCTGGTGCGGCGCGTGAAGGCGGTCCGTGGGGCTATTCGCTTCCGTATTCGTTGTGCGCCGCGCTTCGATTATGCGCGCATCACGCACGAGGCTTACGCGCTGGTGGATAATATCGTGATGTTCCAGCCTGCGGGTTCGGCGCATCCGGCTTTGCGTTTATGTTCCAGTATTCCGCTCAAAGTCGTCGATGGGGAAGCAGTCGCGGAATTTACGCTCAACATCAACGAAACGGCGACCTTTACGCTCGATAGCGTGCCTAATACCGATAATATCTGCCTGGAAGAACGCTGGACGGCGGATGCGTTCAAGGCCACGGCGATTTATTGGCGCGACTGGGTCGCCCGTTCCACCTATCACGGACGCTGGCACGATCAGATCACTCGTTCCACCTTAGCGTTGAAATTGCTCACCTCCTCGGAATTTGGCTCCATGATCGCAGCGGCGACGTTCGGTCTGCCGGAAGATCCGGGTGGCGTGCGGAACTGGGATTATCGCTATTGCTGGATCCGTGATGCTTCGTTCATGGTGTATGCGTTTATGAAGACGGGACACACGGAGGAGGCCACAGCCTTTATCCGCTGGCTCCATGACAGGCGAATGGAGGCACAGCCGGGCGAAGCGCGTTTGCGTGTGCTCTATGGCATCGATGGGCGAAAAATCACCACCGAGACGGAATTGCTGCATTTTTCGGGCTACCGAGACTCCCGGCCCGTGCGGATCGGCAACGCGGCGGAAGATCAGCTTCAACTCGATATTATCGGGGAGGTCATGGACGCCATCTACCACGCCGATCGCCACTGCGAGCGGCTGAGTTGG from Kozakia baliensis encodes:
- a CDS encoding glycoside hydrolase family 15 protein, coding for MKMAIENHAVIGDLRTTALVALNGSIDFMCWPRFDSPSIFASLLEESAGVFELSPVLDGGRHTQFYVPDTNILLTRTLSHSGVSEISDFMTLAPDYPEQRLVRRVKAVRGAIRFRIRCAPRFDYARITHEAYALVDNIVMFQPAGSAHPALRLCSSIPLKVVDGEAVAEFTLNINETATFTLDSVPNTDNICLEERWTADAFKATAIYWRDWVARSTYHGRWHDQITRSTLALKLLTSSEFGSMIAAATFGLPEDPGGVRNWDYRYCWIRDASFMVYAFMKTGHTEEATAFIRWLHDRRMEAQPGEARLRVLYGIDGRKITTETELLHFSGYRDSRPVRIGNAAEDQLQLDIIGEVMDAIYHADRHCERLSWEAWRSVADGMDWLCTNWNMPDESIWEVRGGRRHFLFSRVMCWVALDRAIRLSEERALPGRTAVWVRERNAIYQDIQENFWSEQLQSYVQYRKGDTIDASCLLMPLMGFIGDQDPRWQSTLKAVGEHLLDDSHVYRYHVRIGDNEDGLTGLEGTFTMCSFWYIECLARSGDLLMARFLFEKMLSYANHVGLFSEEIGPAGEHLGNFPQAFTHLALIRAGQYLDLALSREDKRN
- the zwf gene encoding glucose-6-phosphate dehydrogenase, producing MQQMATQQRDVLSSKEPPSACTLVIFGANGDLTKRLLIPSLYDLAAADALSNDFSILAIDRVQATGESWARGLRETIESFAKDPTAEFSAAELNDTAWNSVVKTADYISGDFTQPELFQNLHGRLGTKNVIFYFAVPAGLFAVIAKNLGDAGLLKEDEGFYRRLIVEKPFGHDLATARQLDVDLLKQADESQIYRIDHFLGKEVVQSIMAMRFANSLFEPIWRREYIDHIEITAAETIGVEKRGKFYEPTGALRDMVPNHLFTLLCMVAMEPPINLSAKAVRDEKTKLLQAIRPLKPADYVRAQYGAGQINGQDVPAYRNEPDVSPESRTETYSAMRLYIDNWRWGGVPFYLRTGKRMKGRSTEVAIFLKRAPYNLFDRSEDMSGLANIIRLRLDPLHDIEMSFDVKKPGTGEILTLVQSVFSYDEFFGKETNVGYEALLYDCMKGDQMLFQSAEAIEAAWAAVEAINRPAETDLPVYAAGSEGPKEADALLAENGHKWLPVTAETIFSKTP